In Mycoplasmopsis californica, one genomic interval encodes:
- the fusA gene encoding elongation factor G: MAREYELKNYRNIGIMAHIDAGKTTTTERILLHTGKIHKLGETHDGASQMDWMAQEQERGITITSAATTAFWKGTRINIIDTPGHVDFTVEVERSLRVLDGAVTVLDAQSGVEPQTETVWRQATNYKVPRIVYVNKMDKMGADFFMSVDSVKSRLNGNAVAIQVPIGAESTFEGIIDLVEMKAYYYDGKPEENPTIAEIPADLLPIAQEKRALMIDAISTYDDEFMMKLLEGHEPTEDEIKAMIRKATLTSTFFPCICGTSFKNKGVKKMIQAAVDYLPSPLDVPAIKGYLGDKEVAVPATDDHDFVALAFKVMTDPFVGSLTFFRTYAGILKKGTYVYNTTKDVKERIGRIIKMHANSREEIDECYAGDIGALVGLKATTTGDTLVAEKAEKIVLEKMVFPEPVISQALEPESKDAMEKLALGLQKLAAEDPTFRTYTDEETGQTIIAGMGELHLDIIVDRLKREHGVKAKVGAPQVSYRETITKEAEVEGKHIKQSGGKGQYGHVWIKFEPNKDKGFEFVDKIVGGKIPKEYIKSIQKGLEDKMASGILAGYPMIDIKATLFDGSYHDVDSSEMAYKIAASKALTKAKDQLGTVLLEPIMDVACVIPEDYFGDVMGDLTRRRGQIVNNETRNDGAHIIRAHVPLKEMFGYATDLRSMTAGRGNYQMQFDHYEKTPKNIADQVIKTRNIQNNDED, encoded by the coding sequence ATGGCAAGAGAATATGAATTAAAAAATTACCGTAATATCGGTATTATGGCCCACATTGATGCAGGTAAAACTACCACAACAGAAAGAATTTTGCTACACACAGGTAAAATTCACAAACTAGGTGAAACACACGATGGTGCTTCACAAATGGACTGAATGGCCCAAGAACAAGAACGTGGTATCACTATTACCTCAGCTGCTACAACAGCTTTTTGAAAAGGTACAAGAATTAATATTATCGATACACCAGGACACGTTGACTTTACAGTTGAGGTTGAGCGTTCGCTTCGTGTATTAGATGGTGCAGTTACTGTACTTGATGCCCAAAGTGGTGTTGAACCTCAAACCGAAACAGTTTGAAGACAAGCTACAAACTACAAGGTTCCTAGAATTGTTTACGTAAACAAAATGGATAAAATGGGTGCTGACTTCTTCATGTCAGTTGACTCAGTTAAATCAAGACTTAACGGAAATGCAGTTGCTATTCAAGTACCAATCGGTGCCGAATCTACATTTGAAGGTATCATCGATTTAGTAGAAATGAAAGCTTACTACTATGATGGAAAACCGGAAGAAAACCCAACAATTGCTGAAATTCCAGCTGACTTATTGCCAATCGCTCAAGAAAAAAGAGCGCTAATGATTGATGCAATTTCAACATACGATGATGAATTTATGATGAAGCTTCTTGAAGGTCATGAGCCAACAGAAGATGAAATTAAAGCAATGATTCGTAAAGCGACTTTAACATCTACTTTCTTCCCATGTATTTGTGGAACAAGTTTTAAAAACAAAGGTGTTAAGAAAATGATTCAAGCAGCTGTGGATTACCTACCTAGCCCACTAGACGTTCCAGCTATTAAAGGTTATTTAGGTGATAAAGAAGTTGCCGTTCCAGCGACAGATGACCACGATTTTGTGGCACTTGCTTTCAAAGTTATGACTGACCCATTCGTTGGATCACTAACATTCTTCCGTACATATGCCGGTATTTTGAAAAAAGGAACATACGTTTATAACACAACAAAAGACGTTAAAGAACGTATTGGCCGTATAATTAAAATGCACGCAAACTCACGTGAAGAAATCGATGAATGTTACGCTGGTGACATTGGTGCGTTAGTTGGTTTAAAAGCAACTACAACAGGTGATACTCTAGTTGCTGAAAAAGCGGAAAAAATCGTGCTTGAAAAAATGGTTTTCCCAGAACCAGTTATTTCACAAGCCTTAGAACCAGAATCAAAAGATGCTATGGAAAAATTAGCTCTAGGTCTACAAAAACTAGCTGCTGAAGACCCTACATTTAGAACATATACTGATGAAGAAACAGGGCAAACAATTATTGCCGGTATGGGTGAGCTACACTTAGACATTATTGTTGACCGTTTAAAACGCGAACACGGTGTTAAAGCCAAAGTCGGTGCACCACAGGTTTCATACCGTGAGACAATTACCAAAGAAGCTGAGGTTGAAGGTAAACACATTAAACAATCTGGTGGTAAAGGTCAATACGGTCACGTATGAATTAAATTTGAACCAAACAAAGATAAAGGTTTTGAATTCGTTGATAAAATCGTTGGCGGAAAAATTCCAAAAGAATACATTAAATCAATTCAAAAAGGTCTTGAAGACAAAATGGCTAGTGGTATTTTAGCTGGCTATCCAATGATTGACATTAAAGCTACATTATTTGATGGATCATACCATGATGTCGACTCATCAGAAATGGCTTATAAAATTGCGGCTTCTAAAGCACTTACAAAAGCAAAAGACCAATTAGGAACAGTTCTTCTAGAACCAATCATGGACGTTGCTTGTGTTATTCCTGAAGACTACTTCGGTGATGTTATGGGTGATTTAACACGTCGTAGAGGACAAATTGTAAATAACGAAACACGTAATGATGGTGCTCACATTATTCGTGCTCATGTTCCGTTGAAAGAAATGTTTGGATACGCAACAGATCTACGTAGTATGACAGCAGGACGTGGAAACTACCAAATGCAATTTGATCACTACGAAAAAACTCCAAA